A part of Leifsonia xyli subsp. xyli str. CTCB07 genomic DNA contains:
- a CDS encoding RNA polymerase sigma factor — MPSVTDLSDADLVDRTRSGNSTAFGELWRRHARAGRTIARSFTSIDADDLVAEAYTKIFHALSRGHGPIGSFRAYLFTTVRNVAST; from the coding sequence ATGCCCTCTGTGACCGATCTCTCCGACGCCGATCTGGTGGACCGCACCCGTTCGGGCAACAGCACGGCCTTCGGGGAGCTCTGGCGCCGGCATGCCCGGGCGGGCCGGACGATCGCACGCAGCTTCACGAGCATCGACGCCGACGATCTCGTCGCAGAGGCGTACACCAAGATCTTCCACGCCCTCTCCCGCGGCCACGGACCCATCGGATCCTTCCGGGCCTACCTCTTCACGACCGTCCGCAATGTCGCCTCCACCTGA
- a CDS encoding zf-HC2 domain-containing protein, whose amino-acid sequence MKPAAVAPLLRMSASAVAALAYRAREGLRQAWVQAHIASSPEDSECRWATDRLGAYARNGLGKRDTAKIESHLADCARCAIVAEEAKDAGSRLALVLLPLAVGVGGTAAYTAWAQTGANAVAYALGSAGAALPKSVTWGTTAGTGTTSAGTTSGAAGSGVTIAGLAAGGALLAAALAGALILGPELFAEAPVAAETSQPPAAQKPSAPRPREPEPANEPAAPAEPTAETPAPATPPAAAPLPAPAETPAADPATAPIAARPGPLSLGSATRMTATAFELDLAGTAVPGATVELRCGDILLGTTTASPGGSWAAAFPIDRLANGTWALTLVQVVSGAASAPVPIEVVVARRPLAPTIAVDTGSGYLLPIVSGTAEPGATVEVFDRGSLLATVAAGDDGRWGTDPLGTGASFAISARSTGSSGGVSAASETVSGQIAVPSVAAEASGTVLSVSVAGVPGREIALYADGKLSGHTGRIGSDGVFAALYEWRSPGEHRIGFAYTADGRHGVLAETPITITLG is encoded by the coding sequence ATGAAGCCGGCCGCCGTCGCCCCCTTGCTCAGAATGTCGGCCAGCGCCGTCGCCGCGCTCGCCTACCGGGCCCGCGAAGGGCTGCGGCAGGCGTGGGTGCAGGCCCACATCGCGAGCAGCCCGGAAGACTCCGAGTGCCGCTGGGCCACGGACCGCCTCGGCGCCTACGCACGGAACGGCCTCGGCAAACGCGACACCGCCAAGATCGAGTCCCATCTGGCGGACTGCGCCCGCTGCGCCATCGTCGCCGAAGAAGCGAAAGACGCCGGCAGCCGGCTGGCGCTGGTGCTGCTCCCGCTGGCGGTCGGCGTCGGCGGGACAGCCGCGTACACCGCGTGGGCGCAGACCGGAGCGAACGCGGTGGCCTACGCGCTCGGTTCGGCGGGGGCGGCGCTACCCAAATCAGTGACCTGGGGGACGACGGCCGGCACAGGCACGACCAGCGCGGGCACGACCAGCGGCGCTGCCGGGTCCGGTGTGACGATCGCCGGTCTCGCGGCGGGCGGCGCGCTGCTCGCCGCCGCCCTGGCCGGAGCCCTCATTCTCGGCCCGGAACTCTTCGCCGAAGCACCGGTCGCCGCGGAGACCTCACAGCCGCCCGCCGCACAGAAGCCCAGCGCACCGCGGCCCCGTGAGCCGGAGCCGGCGAACGAGCCTGCCGCCCCCGCTGAGCCGACGGCCGAGACCCCCGCCCCCGCGACGCCGCCCGCAGCGGCCCCGCTCCCCGCTCCCGCGGAGACGCCGGCGGCGGATCCCGCGACGGCGCCGATCGCCGCCCGCCCGGGCCCGCTCTCCCTCGGCTCGGCCACCAGGATGACCGCCACGGCGTTCGAGCTGGACTTGGCCGGAACCGCCGTCCCCGGCGCCACCGTCGAACTCCGGTGCGGCGACATCCTCCTCGGGACCACGACCGCCTCTCCCGGCGGGTCGTGGGCCGCCGCCTTCCCGATCGACCGGCTGGCGAACGGCACCTGGGCGCTCACCCTGGTGCAGGTCGTCTCGGGCGCGGCCTCCGCCCCGGTCCCGATCGAGGTCGTGGTCGCTCGCCGGCCCCTCGCACCCACGATCGCCGTCGACACCGGCTCGGGCTACCTGCTCCCGATCGTCTCCGGGACAGCGGAGCCGGGCGCGACCGTCGAGGTCTTCGATCGCGGGTCGCTGCTCGCCACGGTCGCCGCGGGGGACGACGGCCGCTGGGGAACCGACCCGCTCGGCACCGGTGCGTCCTTCGCGATCAGCGCGCGCTCGACCGGCTCATCGGGCGGTGTCTCGGCGGCCAGCGAGACGGTCAGCGGCCAGATCGCGGTGCCCTCCGTCGCCGCCGAAGCCAGTGGCACGGTGCTCTCGGTGAGCGTGGCGGGTGTTCCGGGGAGGGAGATCGCCCTCTACGCAGACGGAAAGCTGAGCGGCCACACCGGGAGGATCGGCAGCGACGGCGTGTTCGCCGCCCTGTACGAGTGGCGGAGCCCGGGCGAGCACCGGATCGGGTTCGCCTACACGGCGGACGGGCGCCACGGAGTGCTCGCCGAGACGCCGATCACCATCACACTCGGCTGA
- a CDS encoding MFS transporter: MTAPPPPSSSSPPCPAFPWAGLIALAVAVFLSVTSEMIPTGLLPDMSASLGVSEAQIGLLVSVFAFTVVVSSPPLTVLTRRWPRHGMIVGVLVVLAVANALTAFAPDYAWVVVARVFGGLGHGMFWSVVGAYAGHLVPHRQIGRAVAITLSGGTLAFVFGVPLGTFAGHLLGWQLTFGTLALLMLAGALLIAKLLPAVERDAGEPGRDRSQPRARDRSVPVVLMICLIAAVTMIGHYGFYTFVVPFLTGPMEVPPGDVGALLFLFGIAGAGGLLLAASVLGRSPQRGVLLGLAVTGVAVAVLAAFASLPVLGIGAFVLWGLAFGSLPPLLQTRLLHTSSARFRDTASALYTSSFNIGIGGGALVGSLIFDAGGLGLLPVFYIGVLVVSVVLVVVMGRMSAALSRV; encoded by the coding sequence ATGACCGCGCCACCCCCGCCTTCATCTTCCTCACCGCCCTGCCCCGCGTTCCCCTGGGCCGGGCTCATCGCGCTCGCCGTCGCCGTTTTCCTCTCGGTCACCAGCGAGATGATCCCCACCGGTCTGCTGCCGGACATGAGCGCGTCGCTCGGCGTCAGCGAGGCGCAGATCGGCCTCCTGGTCAGTGTCTTCGCTTTCACCGTCGTGGTGTCGAGCCCGCCGCTCACCGTGCTCACCCGGCGCTGGCCCCGGCACGGGATGATCGTCGGCGTCCTCGTCGTCCTCGCCGTCGCGAACGCCCTCACCGCGTTCGCGCCCGACTACGCCTGGGTGGTCGTCGCGCGCGTTTTCGGCGGCCTCGGGCACGGGATGTTCTGGTCGGTCGTCGGCGCGTACGCCGGTCACCTCGTTCCGCACCGGCAGATCGGCCGCGCCGTCGCAATCACCCTGAGCGGCGGAACGCTCGCCTTCGTCTTCGGCGTCCCGCTGGGAACCTTCGCCGGGCACCTGCTCGGGTGGCAGCTCACATTCGGCACGCTCGCACTGCTCATGCTGGCGGGCGCCCTCCTCATCGCCAAGCTTCTGCCGGCGGTCGAGCGGGACGCGGGGGAACCCGGCCGCGACCGGTCACAGCCGCGGGCCCGCGACCGCAGCGTCCCGGTGGTGCTCATGATCTGCCTCATCGCCGCGGTCACTATGATCGGGCACTATGGGTTCTACACCTTCGTCGTGCCGTTCCTCACCGGACCGATGGAGGTGCCGCCGGGGGATGTCGGAGCGCTGCTGTTCCTCTTCGGCATCGCTGGAGCCGGCGGCCTGCTGCTCGCCGCTTCCGTGCTCGGGCGCAGTCCGCAGCGGGGAGTCCTGCTCGGGCTCGCGGTGACGGGGGTCGCGGTCGCCGTGCTCGCGGCGTTCGCGTCCTTGCCCGTGCTCGGGATCGGCGCGTTCGTTCTGTGGGGGCTCGCCTTCGGCTCCCTCCCGCCGCTGCTGCAGACCCGGCTCCTGCACACCTCGAGCGCGCGCTTCCGCGACACCGCCTCCGCGCTGTACACGAGTTCCTTCAACATCGGCATCGGCGGCGGTGCGCTCGTCGGTTCGCTGATCTTCGACGCTGGCGGGCTCGGGCTGCTCCCCGTTTTCTACATAGGAGTCCTGGTCGTGTCCGTGGTCCTGGTCGTCGTCATGGGACGGATGTCGGCGGCGCTCAGCCGAGTGTGA
- a CDS encoding class II fructose-bisphosphate aldolase has protein sequence MPLVPTLDLLRRAVAHRTGLAAFNVIHLETAEALLAAAEETGLPIVLQISQNCVKYHGSLEPIEAATLAAAAGSSASAAVHLDHAEDEELTRRAIDLGFGSVMFDGAALAYERNVAATVRVVEHAHANEVSVEAELGEIGGKDGVHAPGVRTEPDEAQRFVTETGVDSLAVAVGSSHAMTERTARLDLGLVAALRQAVPVPLVLHGSSGAADETIEAAIRAGITKVNVSTHLNRSFTAGVRGHLAANPGTVDSRTYLREGRTAMTAEAARLMRLFDVTASAVEERDRTKETAS, from the coding sequence ATGCCCCTCGTCCCGACGCTCGACCTGCTGCGCAGAGCCGTCGCCCACCGCACCGGGCTGGCCGCGTTCAACGTCATCCATCTGGAAACGGCCGAGGCGCTGCTCGCCGCCGCGGAGGAGACGGGGCTGCCGATCGTGCTGCAGATCTCGCAGAACTGCGTGAAGTACCACGGTTCGCTGGAGCCGATCGAGGCGGCGACCCTCGCGGCCGCGGCGGGATCGTCGGCGTCCGCGGCCGTTCACCTGGACCATGCGGAGGATGAGGAGCTGACGCGGCGCGCGATCGACCTCGGCTTCGGCTCGGTGATGTTCGACGGAGCGGCACTGGCGTATGAACGGAATGTGGCGGCGACCGTGCGCGTCGTCGAGCACGCCCACGCGAACGAGGTTTCGGTCGAGGCCGAACTCGGCGAGATCGGCGGCAAGGACGGTGTACACGCTCCCGGTGTGCGCACAGAACCGGACGAGGCGCAGCGCTTCGTCACCGAGACCGGGGTCGACTCGCTCGCCGTTGCGGTCGGCAGCTCGCACGCCATGACGGAGCGGACCGCCCGGCTCGACCTGGGCCTGGTGGCCGCTCTCCGGCAGGCCGTGCCGGTTCCGCTCGTGCTGCACGGGTCGAGCGGCGCCGCGGACGAGACGATCGAAGCGGCGATCCGGGCGGGCATCACCAAGGTCAACGTCTCCACCCATCTGAACCGCTCGTTCACCGCAGGGGTCCGCGGGCACCTCGCCGCGAATCCCGGCACAGTCGACTCACGGACGTACCTGCGCGAGGGGCGCACGGCGATGACGGCGGAGGCGGCCCGGCTGATGCGGCTGTTCGATGTGACGGCGAGCGCCGTGGAGGAGAGGGACCGGACGAAGGAAACGGCGTCATGA
- a CDS encoding sensor histidine kinase translates to MSTLSDLVHAQGRSSEADVEWLYGLVGDWQLLADLAFADIVLWVPTADDDFVAVAHARPSSAATLFYRDFVGQRIKPEWSQQVTDAYRTKSIIDMSAPDWYEETPTRVRALPVIRRLSVHSPELAEEPIAVITRHTNLSEARTPSRQELTFNDCANDLFTMIATGDFPDPGAPAAPRRGAPRAADGLIRLGVDGITTFASPNALSAFNRMGFTGELEGESLATVTTKLLVGTIAVDESLPLVMTGRAPWRTDIEARGVTVSLRAIPIRNRGERVGAIVLCRDVSEQRHQERELITKDATIREIHHRVKNNLQTVASLLRIQARRTHSEEAREALSQAMRRVAAIAVVHDTLSTGLDQIVDFDDVFDRVLLLVAEVAASHTTTVHPKRTGRFGSMPSEYATPLALALTELVTNAVEHGLAGREGQVKIVAARTADFLTVKVVDNGSGLPEGKVGSGLGTQIVRTLIQGELGGAIDWHTMMGQGTEVTIEVPLRYLTKG, encoded by the coding sequence GTGTCGACGCTCAGTGATCTCGTTCATGCCCAGGGCCGCTCTTCCGAGGCCGACGTCGAATGGCTGTACGGGCTGGTGGGTGACTGGCAGCTGCTGGCCGATCTCGCTTTCGCGGACATCGTGCTCTGGGTGCCGACGGCCGATGACGATTTCGTGGCGGTCGCCCACGCGCGGCCTTCCAGCGCGGCGACGCTGTTCTACCGAGACTTCGTGGGCCAGCGGATCAAGCCGGAGTGGTCGCAGCAGGTGACGGACGCGTACCGGACGAAATCCATCATCGACATGTCCGCGCCCGACTGGTACGAGGAGACGCCCACCCGGGTGCGCGCGCTTCCAGTCATCCGCCGGCTGAGCGTCCACTCGCCGGAGCTGGCGGAGGAGCCGATTGCGGTGATCACCCGGCACACCAACCTCAGCGAGGCGCGTACGCCGAGCCGGCAGGAGCTGACATTCAACGACTGCGCCAATGATCTGTTCACGATGATCGCGACGGGAGACTTCCCCGATCCGGGAGCCCCTGCGGCCCCGCGGCGCGGTGCCCCACGGGCGGCGGACGGCCTGATCCGGCTCGGTGTCGACGGCATCACCACGTTCGCGAGCCCGAACGCCCTGAGCGCCTTCAACCGGATGGGTTTCACCGGGGAGCTGGAGGGCGAGTCCCTCGCGACCGTCACCACGAAGCTGCTGGTGGGCACGATCGCGGTGGACGAGTCGCTGCCGCTGGTCATGACCGGCCGTGCGCCGTGGCGGACCGACATCGAGGCGCGCGGCGTCACCGTCTCGCTGCGCGCCATCCCGATCCGCAACCGCGGCGAGCGGGTCGGCGCGATCGTGCTGTGCCGGGATGTGTCCGAGCAGCGCCACCAGGAGCGCGAACTGATCACGAAGGACGCGACCATCCGGGAGATCCACCACCGGGTGAAGAACAATCTGCAGACGGTCGCCTCACTGTTGCGCATCCAGGCCCGGCGCACCCATTCCGAAGAGGCGCGCGAGGCGCTGAGCCAGGCGATGCGGCGAGTGGCTGCGATCGCCGTCGTCCACGACACGCTCTCCACCGGTCTCGATCAGATCGTGGATTTCGATGATGTGTTCGATCGGGTGCTGCTCCTCGTGGCGGAGGTCGCCGCGAGTCACACGACGACCGTGCATCCGAAGCGGACGGGCCGGTTCGGCTCGATGCCGAGCGAGTATGCGACTCCGCTCGCCCTCGCCCTGACGGAACTGGTGACGAACGCTGTCGAACACGGGCTGGCGGGACGCGAAGGCCAGGTGAAGATCGTCGCCGCCCGCACCGCGGACTTCCTGACGGTCAAGGTGGTCGACAACGGCTCCGGCCTGCCCGAGGGCAAGGTCGGCTCGGGTCTCGGCACCCAGATCGTCCGCACGCTCATCCAGGGTGAACTGGGAGGTGCGATCGATTGGCACACGATGATGGGACAGGGCACAGAGGTTACCATCGAGGTTCCGTTGCGCTACCTGACCAAGGGGTGA
- a CDS encoding DeoR/GlpR family DNA-binding transcription regulator, with the protein MNRAERLTAVLDLLAGSGQIEVEDIVAKLDVSAATARRDLDALASQRLLTRTRGGAVGQSVAYDLPIRYKRQQRTPEKLRIAQAASALVPRGAVVGLCGGTTSTAVATVLGSRPDLMEPSPHPTLTVVTNAINIAAQLVMRPHIKTVVTGGVVHARSYELVGPYSDVVLEKITLDIAFIGVNGIDPVVGATVHDEGEASVNSLMARRAARAVIVADSRKIGRTAFATLGGPTVLTTLITDDGITGEQRAAFTEHGVDVIVA; encoded by the coding sequence ATGAACCGGGCGGAGCGGCTCACCGCCGTGCTCGACCTGCTGGCCGGCTCCGGTCAGATCGAGGTCGAGGACATCGTGGCGAAGCTCGATGTCTCGGCGGCGACCGCGCGGCGCGACCTGGACGCGCTCGCCTCGCAGCGGCTGCTGACGCGCACGCGCGGCGGAGCGGTCGGGCAATCGGTCGCGTACGACCTCCCGATCCGCTACAAGCGCCAACAGCGCACACCGGAGAAACTGCGGATCGCCCAGGCGGCGAGCGCGCTCGTTCCACGCGGCGCGGTGGTGGGCTTGTGCGGCGGGACGACGAGCACCGCCGTCGCAACCGTGCTGGGATCACGGCCGGACCTCATGGAGCCGTCGCCGCATCCCACGCTGACGGTCGTGACGAACGCCATCAACATCGCGGCGCAGCTGGTAATGCGGCCGCACATCAAGACCGTCGTCACCGGCGGTGTCGTGCATGCCCGCTCGTACGAACTGGTCGGGCCGTACAGCGATGTCGTGCTGGAGAAGATCACCCTGGACATCGCGTTCATCGGTGTGAACGGGATCGACCCGGTCGTCGGCGCGACCGTCCACGACGAGGGCGAAGCGAGCGTGAACTCGCTGATGGCCCGGCGGGCGGCGCGAGCGGTGATCGTGGCCGACTCCCGAAAGATCGGCCGGACGGCGTTCGCGACCCTCGGCGGGCCCACGGTTCTGACGACGCTCATCACCGACGACGGCATCACCGGCGAGCAGCGAGCCGCCTTCACGGAGCACGGCGTCGATGTCATCGTCGCTTAA
- a CDS encoding N-acetylglucosamine-6-phosphate deacetylase — MSTHLIHSARLVSEGRITHAGWVRFADDKIAEIGAGDTWRAAVAGDPEAIVTDADGSWLTPGFVDIHSHGGEGASFDDGPDAIRAALVLHSRHGTTRAVISLVTAPVPQLAESLRGVRELAANDPRVLGSHLEGPFLDAGHKGAHDPGLLRSATGDDIALLLDAAGGTLRQITIAPELPGGMAAVRAFAEAGTAVAVGHTAADYGQTLAAFEAGARILTHAFNAMDGLHHRAPGPVAAATRTPGVTLEVINDGTHVHPEVVRVLFASAPGRIALITDAMAAAGSADGDYLLGSLAVEVRGSVARLAEGGSIAGSTLTLDDALRRAVMEVGIGVEHAVLALTETPATAIGRGDEFGRLAPGFAADAVLLDDGFRVVQVWAAGSPVARS, encoded by the coding sequence ATGTCCACTCACCTCATCCACTCAGCCCGCCTCGTCAGCGAGGGCCGCATCACGCACGCCGGCTGGGTCCGCTTCGCGGACGACAAAATCGCCGAGATCGGGGCCGGTGACACCTGGCGTGCCGCAGTCGCGGGCGACCCGGAGGCGATCGTCACCGACGCCGACGGCAGCTGGCTGACACCCGGCTTCGTCGACATCCACAGCCACGGAGGCGAGGGCGCGAGCTTCGACGACGGCCCCGACGCGATCCGTGCGGCGCTCGTCCTCCACAGCCGGCACGGGACGACCCGTGCTGTTATTTCGCTCGTGACCGCTCCGGTTCCGCAGCTGGCGGAGAGCCTCCGCGGTGTGCGGGAGCTCGCGGCGAACGACCCGCGCGTCCTGGGCTCGCACCTGGAGGGTCCGTTCCTCGACGCAGGGCACAAAGGCGCGCACGACCCCGGACTCCTCCGCTCGGCGACCGGCGACGACATCGCACTGCTGCTCGACGCCGCCGGCGGCACCCTGCGGCAGATCACGATCGCGCCGGAGCTCCCCGGCGGGATGGCGGCCGTGCGCGCCTTCGCGGAAGCCGGCACCGCTGTCGCGGTCGGGCACACCGCCGCCGACTACGGGCAGACCCTGGCGGCGTTCGAGGCGGGCGCCCGCATACTGACCCACGCCTTCAACGCGATGGATGGCCTGCACCACCGTGCGCCCGGCCCCGTGGCGGCGGCGACACGCACCCCGGGCGTGACGCTCGAGGTCATCAACGACGGCACGCATGTACACCCTGAGGTCGTGCGGGTGCTGTTCGCATCGGCTCCCGGCCGCATCGCCCTGATCACAGACGCGATGGCCGCCGCCGGGTCAGCGGACGGGGACTATCTGCTCGGCTCGCTCGCGGTCGAGGTGCGCGGCAGCGTCGCCCGGCTGGCCGAGGGCGGCTCGATCGCGGGTTCGACGCTGACGCTGGACGACGCTCTGCGCCGGGCCGTGATGGAAGTGGGGATCGGTGTCGAGCACGCCGTGCTCGCCCTCACCGAGACGCCCGCCACGGCCATCGGCCGCGGGGACGAGTTCGGCCGCCTCGCCCCCGGGTTCGCCGCGGACGCGGTGCTGCTGGACGACGGTTTCCGGGTGGTGCAGGTGTGGGCGGCCGGTTCGCCGGTCGCGCGGTCCTGA
- a CDS encoding PfkB family carbohydrate kinase, with protein sequence MILTVTPNPAIDLTYRVPALEAGETHRVAPPTARAGGKGLNVARVIAQTGVAAFALTTAGGASGLRLAGDLEASGIPSELVPVAAPTRATVAILAETGGALSAAEWNALRESANRLAGPATALVGSGSLPPDAPDDIYAELVAIALAHRIPSVIDADGRSLLAAAEAGASVLKPNRRELAGAAGTDDPVAGARLLLDAGAGLVLVSLGGDGMLAVRPGAEPAGVRLPEPLSGNATGAGDAAVAAVATALAAGEDDPLVLLRRAAAWSAAVLAPLAGELDPAYAEFEARLVPA encoded by the coding sequence GTGATCCTGACCGTCACGCCGAACCCCGCGATCGACCTGACCTACCGCGTACCCGCGCTGGAAGCCGGCGAGACGCACCGGGTCGCTCCCCCGACTGCGCGGGCCGGGGGCAAGGGCCTGAACGTCGCGCGGGTGATCGCCCAGACCGGTGTGGCCGCGTTCGCGCTCACGACGGCGGGCGGCGCGTCCGGGCTCCGCCTGGCCGGCGATCTCGAAGCGAGCGGCATCCCCTCCGAGCTGGTGCCGGTCGCCGCTCCCACCCGCGCCACCGTCGCGATCCTCGCCGAGACCGGCGGGGCGCTGTCCGCCGCCGAATGGAACGCGCTCCGGGAGAGCGCAAACCGGCTCGCTGGGCCCGCGACCGCCCTCGTCGGCTCGGGCAGCCTCCCGCCGGACGCGCCCGACGACATCTACGCCGAGCTGGTCGCGATCGCGCTGGCCCACCGGATTCCGAGCGTGATCGACGCGGACGGGCGCTCGCTCCTCGCGGCCGCGGAGGCCGGGGCGAGCGTGCTCAAACCGAATCGCCGCGAGCTGGCCGGTGCCGCCGGGACGGACGACCCGGTCGCCGGCGCCCGCCTGCTGCTCGACGCCGGGGCCGGTCTGGTGCTCGTGTCGCTCGGCGGCGACGGAATGCTCGCCGTGCGTCCCGGGGCCGAACCCGCCGGCGTGCGCCTGCCCGAACCGCTCAGCGGCAATGCGACCGGCGCGGGTGACGCCGCCGTTGCAGCCGTCGCTACGGCGCTCGCGGCCGGCGAGGACGATCCGCTCGTCCTGCTGCGACGCGCGGCCGCCTGGTCCGCCGCCGTCCTCGCCCCGCTCGCGGGCGAGCTCGATCCCGCCTATGCGGAGTTCGAGGCCCGCCTCGTCCCCGCCTGA
- a CDS encoding SIS domain-containing protein: MMPHPRNRPDTPGASLGLGSADESPAGGETATTRDTGGRELPVSSPDLSADAAALCSTLALCVVEIIADASAVIGEELGESLVTAGQYSFLGAGWSVGLAHEAALKMREAAQSWTESYPAKEYRHGPIAIAAPGRVTWMFGDAPAGLADDVAATGAHFEHRGIDGMADLVRAQRVALERARRSGLDPDRPRNLTRSVILSS, translated from the coding sequence ATGATGCCACACCCCCGGAACCGTCCGGACACACCCGGAGCGTCCCTCGGCCTCGGCTCGGCGGACGAATCGCCGGCTGGCGGCGAGACCGCGACGACGCGCGACACCGGCGGCCGCGAGCTTCCCGTCTCCTCGCCGGACCTCAGCGCCGACGCCGCCGCACTGTGTTCCACTCTCGCCCTCTGCGTCGTCGAGATCATCGCCGATGCCAGCGCCGTGATCGGGGAAGAGCTCGGCGAAAGCCTCGTCACCGCGGGCCAATACTCGTTCCTCGGCGCCGGGTGGAGCGTGGGGCTCGCCCACGAGGCCGCGCTCAAGATGCGCGAAGCAGCCCAGTCGTGGACCGAATCGTACCCGGCCAAGGAGTACCGGCACGGCCCGATCGCGATCGCCGCGCCCGGCCGGGTGACCTGGATGTTCGGGGACGCTCCGGCTGGCCTCGCCGACGACGTCGCAGCCACGGGGGCGCATTTCGAGCACCGCGGCATCGATGGGATGGCCGACCTCGTCCGCGCGCAACGGGTCGCCCTGGAACGGGCCCGGCGCTCCGGGCTGGACCCCGACCGGCCGCGCAACCTGACGCGATCCGTCATCCTTTCCTCGTGA
- a CDS encoding ROK family protein — protein sequence MNQPAFPSPAPLGDGEAVLAFDVGGTDMKAALIDPAGRIAEVVRRPTPLDGERTGEDVVAAVADLAARFAGAHPGIRPAAAGLLVPGQVDDDTGNLGWRDFPFRDRASAALGGPVSFSHDVRGAGEAEHRLGAAAPFRDTVVMAIGTGIAGAIFLDGRLHTGGGLAGEMGHSRVAEGPDCACGGRGCLEAVASAAAIARRYSALTGHSVPGAREVLERAQAGDPAATRIWESALDALALDLSHTVALLAPEAIVIGGGLSQAGDALFVPLAEKLDTILTFQRRPALLPARIGENAGVIRAALRARDLLAETAREPAL from the coding sequence GTGAATCAGCCAGCTTTCCCCTCCCCGGCTCCCCTCGGCGACGGAGAAGCCGTCCTCGCGTTCGATGTCGGCGGCACCGATATGAAAGCGGCGCTGATCGACCCGGCGGGCCGGATCGCAGAAGTCGTACGGCGTCCGACGCCGCTCGACGGGGAACGCACCGGCGAGGACGTCGTCGCGGCCGTGGCGGATCTCGCAGCGAGGTTCGCGGGCGCGCACCCGGGCATCCGCCCGGCCGCCGCGGGCCTGCTAGTGCCCGGGCAGGTGGACGACGACACCGGGAACCTCGGCTGGCGGGACTTCCCGTTCCGCGACCGCGCCTCTGCGGCGCTCGGCGGGCCCGTCTCGTTCAGCCACGATGTGCGCGGCGCGGGCGAGGCAGAGCACCGGCTCGGCGCCGCAGCGCCGTTCCGCGACACCGTGGTCATGGCGATCGGCACGGGCATCGCCGGGGCGATCTTCCTGGACGGCCGCCTGCACACCGGCGGAGGGCTGGCGGGCGAGATGGGACACTCCCGCGTCGCTGAGGGACCGGACTGCGCGTGCGGCGGACGCGGCTGTCTGGAAGCGGTGGCCTCGGCCGCGGCCATCGCGCGCCGGTACAGTGCGCTGACCGGTCACTCCGTTCCGGGAGCGCGCGAAGTGCTCGAGCGCGCGCAGGCCGGGGACCCGGCCGCCACCAGGATCTGGGAGAGCGCCCTCGACGCGCTCGCTCTCGACCTCTCGCACACGGTGGCGCTGCTCGCCCCGGAGGCGATCGTCATCGGGGGCGGGCTCTCGCAGGCGGGGGATGCGCTGTTCGTGCCGCTCGCGGAGAAGCTGGACACCATCCTGACCTTCCAGCGGCGGCCCGCACTGCTGCCGGCCCGCATCGGCGAGAACGCCGGGGTCATCCGCGCTGCGCTGCGGGCCAGAGACCTGCTCGCCGAGACGGCGCGGGAGCCGGCCCTGTGA
- a CDS encoding WhiB family transcriptional regulator has product MDWRDKAACLTADPELFFPVGNTGPAVDQIDKAKTVCARCTVTEICLQYALETSQDSGVWGGLSEDERRALKRRAARARRAS; this is encoded by the coding sequence ATGGATTGGCGCGACAAAGCCGCCTGCCTGACCGCGGACCCCGAACTGTTCTTCCCGGTAGGCAACACCGGCCCCGCCGTCGACCAGATCGACAAGGCGAAGACGGTCTGCGCGCGCTGCACCGTGACCGAGATCTGCCTGCAGTACGCCCTCGAGACCAGCCAGGACTCGGGCGTCTGGGGCGGCCTCTCCGAGGACGAGCGCCGCGCCCTCAAACGACGTGCCGCCCGCGCCCGCCGCGCCTCCTGA